A genomic stretch from Candidatus Omnitrophota bacterium includes:
- a CDS encoding S41 family peptidase, which produces MRKYTRYRKVVLVSGFCLAFILSLVFRYISVLNAGKGPYLRPLGEIYHTFGNFYYFPLLKKNYRLFVGEYTRNVVLPALKDANDTGPNPRLNWKACAALTSFLKMPKDPLTRFIPSDQLNGQFKLAYGYDIGTGISGSDTGKGFLVEKVEKHSNAYKRGVRPGQVIIRVNGIDASVLGGTMITNMLEGNNGLGLELELFSPDTGLYGTCSVMNTPFFIETVLEEPTGKKGVRCIAIKHFNKKTAEDVDEFIEKFLEEGMTGLIIDLRGNSGGPPLAVMDIASTFVPPGVTIAGFYKKNAVPFGLITKRKDISYSERLMLIVDGTTAGPAEILAAGLQFFKRAVIAGTERTAGLAFIRELFRLEDGSGLEMITGKPFLPAWGEDFSLFIEDVVPDVPLPKEHHDLVGYVARNYF; this is translated from the coding sequence ATGAGAAAATATACGCGTTATAGAAAAGTTGTTCTGGTCTCCGGGTTTTGCCTGGCGTTCATCCTGTCCCTGGTCTTCCGGTATATATCGGTCTTAAATGCCGGCAAGGGACCATATCTCCGTCCTCTCGGCGAGATATACCATACTTTCGGTAATTTTTATTATTTTCCGCTCCTCAAAAAGAACTACCGTCTTTTTGTCGGTGAATACACCCGCAACGTGGTCCTACCGGCATTAAAGGACGCGAATGATACCGGTCCCAACCCGCGATTGAACTGGAAAGCCTGCGCGGCGCTAACAAGTTTCCTGAAAATGCCTAAAGACCCTTTGACCAGGTTCATCCCGTCAGACCAGTTAAACGGACAGTTCAAGCTGGCTTACGGGTACGACATCGGTACGGGCATAAGCGGATCGGATACGGGCAAAGGGTTCCTTGTGGAGAAGGTCGAAAAACATTCCAACGCGTATAAACGCGGAGTAAGGCCCGGACAGGTGATAATACGCGTTAACGGTATCGACGCTTCCGTACTTGGGGGCACGATGATAACCAACATGCTCGAGGGGAACAACGGTCTTGGGCTCGAACTGGAGCTTTTTTCCCCGGATACCGGGCTTTACGGCACCTGTTCAGTGATGAATACACCTTTCTTCATAGAGACCGTTCTTGAGGAACCCACAGGGAAGAAAGGTGTCCGGTGCATCGCTATAAAACATTTCAACAAGAAGACCGCGGAAGACGTGGACGAGTTCATAGAAAAATTCCTTGAAGAAGGTATGACCGGTCTTATAATAGATCTCCGAGGGAACTCCGGGGGGCCACCATTGGCTGTAATGGATATAGCGAGCACTTTTGTCCCGCCGGGGGTTACTATCGCGGGTTTTTATAAAAAGAACGCTGTCCCCTTCGGCCTGATCACCAAACGCAAGGATATTTCCTATTCCGAGCGCCTTATGCTTATCGTCGACGGGACTACCGCCGGTCCGGCCGAGATCCTGGCGGCTGGCCTGCAATTCTTCAAGCGGGCCGTCATCGCCGGGACTGAGAGGACAGCTGGCCTGGCGTTCATACGGGAACTTTTCCGGCTGGAGGACGGTTCGGGCCTCGAGATGATAACGGGTAAGCCTTTCCTTCCCGCCTGGGGAGAGGATTTCTCCCTTTTTATTGAAGATGTGGTCCCAGACGTGCCTTTGCCTAAAGAGCATCACGATCTTGTGGGATATGTAGCGCGGAATTACTTTTGA
- a CDS encoding glycosyltransferase family 2 protein, with the protein MLSGKKPLISFVITLYNEETAMSSLEAALRELGGKYAGEYEVEFVLVDDGSKDSTWEKLATFALSDKRVSAVRLSRNFGHQQALTCGYDLARGDVVISMDADLQDPPEVVDLLVEEWKKGADIVFTVRERRHGEGLLKKLTARWFYKIFTFVSRSSAPADSGDFRLMNRRSMKAFLTLRERHRYIRGMVGWMGFKTAIVPYERKPRAAGRSKYTWSRMFSFAMDAIVSFSSFPLRLAYIFSAIASSTVLCYLVYVLLQHFAGGKELVPGWTSLILSIVIFGFFNLLSLGLIGEYVGRIYDMAKDRPLYFVSDMVTDGALRAAEPYPFRVE; encoded by the coding sequence ATGCTGTCAGGCAAAAAACCATTAATATCTTTTGTCATAACACTTTATAACGAAGAGACTGCTATGTCATCACTTGAGGCGGCGCTCAGGGAGCTGGGGGGGAAATACGCCGGTGAGTACGAGGTTGAGTTCGTGCTGGTGGATGACGGCAGTAAGGATTCCACATGGGAAAAATTAGCGACTTTCGCCCTTTCAGATAAAAGGGTGAGCGCCGTTAGGCTTTCCAGGAACTTCGGGCACCAGCAGGCGCTTACGTGCGGATATGACCTGGCTAGGGGCGATGTCGTTATATCCATGGACGCTGACCTGCAGGACCCGCCGGAGGTGGTGGACCTTCTTGTCGAAGAATGGAAAAAGGGCGCCGACATCGTGTTCACCGTAAGGGAAAGACGGCACGGGGAGGGCCTGCTCAAGAAGCTCACGGCGAGATGGTTCTACAAGATATTCACTTTTGTCTCAAGGAGTTCGGCGCCGGCGGATTCCGGGGATTTCCGCCTGATGAACCGCAGGAGCATGAAGGCGTTCCTTACTTTAAGGGAACGGCACAGGTACATACGCGGTATGGTGGGGTGGATGGGTTTCAAGACCGCTATAGTGCCTTATGAAAGGAAACCGCGTGCTGCCGGAAGGTCTAAATATACATGGTCACGGATGTTCAGTTTCGCAATGGACGCCATAGTATCGTTCAGCTCTTTTCCCCTCAGACTGGCGTATATATTCTCCGCTATAGCTTCATCGACGGTGCTATGTTACCTGGTGTATGTGCTCCTGCAGCATTTCGCCGGAGGGAAGGAACTGGTACCCGGATGGACCAGTCTGATACTTTCAATAGTGATTTTCGGATTCTTTAATCTTTTATCGCTTGGGCTTATAGGTGAGTACGTGGGGCGTATATATGATATGGCAAAGGACCGCCCGCTGTATTTTGTGAGCGATATGGTCACGGATGGGGCCCTGCGAGCCGCGGAACCCTATCCCTTCCGCGTGGAATAA
- a CDS encoding class I SAM-dependent methyltransferase produces MGKDRKKPAEFDSYAKGYDGGMDDPLKKMMGRSQKDFLAVKANILMDEIAARYGTGRAGREDISILDLGCGTGEFLGLISERGKGFRLEGCDVSPGMIEEGRCRHDTGNAKLFEMDPEGRALPDQRYDVIYASCVFHHIVPVLRQVVVTNIYRALVPGGTFIVFEHNPWNPLTLFVVKRAEIDRNAELLSSVETVSLMKKAGMAHVRTGYFLFVPPRLSGKWTRAFERSISWLPAGAQYYVVGRKQHDRGAHGNI; encoded by the coding sequence ATGGGAAAAGACAGGAAAAAACCGGCAGAGTTCGACTCTTACGCCAAAGGATATGACGGTGGAATGGATGACCCGCTCAAAAAGATGATGGGTCGGAGCCAGAAAGATTTTTTGGCGGTAAAAGCGAATATCCTGATGGACGAGATCGCCGCCCGTTATGGGACAGGTAGGGCAGGGCGTGAAGATATAAGCATATTGGACCTCGGGTGCGGAACCGGTGAGTTCCTGGGACTTATAAGCGAGAGGGGGAAGGGCTTCCGGCTGGAAGGGTGTGACGTATCCCCGGGCATGATAGAAGAGGGGCGGTGCCGACACGATACCGGGAACGCGAAATTGTTCGAAATGGACCCGGAAGGACGCGCGCTGCCCGACCAGAGATACGATGTTATATACGCAAGCTGTGTTTTCCATCATATAGTGCCGGTCTTGCGGCAGGTCGTGGTCACGAACATATACAGGGCACTTGTCCCCGGGGGGACGTTCATCGTGTTCGAGCATAATCCATGGAACCCGCTCACGCTGTTCGTGGTCAAGAGGGCCGAGATCGACAGGAACGCGGAACTGCTCTCTTCGGTGGAAACCGTATCTCTTATGAAAAAAGCCGGTATGGCGCACGTAAGAACGGGATATTTCCTGTTCGTGCCGCCCAGGCTAAGCGGTAAATGGACCCGGGCCTTCGAGCGATCCATTTCATGGTTGCCAGCCGGAGCGCAATATTACGTGGTGGGGAGAAAGCAACATGACCGGGGAGCGCATGGGAATATTTGA
- a CDS encoding YfhO family protein, translating into MGIFDRKKIPTIKSAAMRFKDVVFFAVPFVVFYWIAPFISENALGLDYFRYPMNNQLELMFSIYKGSFPLYIPGYWGGMSSSALTLGQIFHPLPYVASVMPGYWTGYSLEWNTALRFLSMGFVQLMLFRILRRMGADGLPAFILSFIAIYNLKTLFVFRYGASLENYTAFIILIALLVRQYMKETKYAGPLMIAGATYLTICGGHPKVMYYALISVFLFVVMVPAFLRDCGVGTVDPGKKRRYYFAVFGGMSAGMLLSAAYAVPFYFSFLADNIDRVQEEIRYVFDPGTWPLLVEGLNAFFDPLKSSYKSSFGGSAVMAMAAVMPVLSIFKVKISRSAWILWSAMMFFLVFSIDPLTPIPYYMRKYLPLASGLRHSWWIGVVIPPLASMLLTWVFLYGDITVKARGKERRIPLYSVLAACAAVTMMVFWVATCKVPIHNVGEWDTGLIYTAPVAVRYVSNMAGLLSLAAVFLSGIVPGRKKLFLAAAVVLVLLQSISVLRYGTLFHPEKYSRTMMSMEREKKMKLSYAAEVGYGMASRAVSIHRDKGFFFESRLAELCPAYVPASSNEEDYTLMGQGAKKEGVAIVEGYVGDEVAKNGYDKDFLGYLNLVYSSFNRVEYDAVASANCFFITNYPYSPRWQASLDGKKAGIYRANGMEQAVFMPAGRHTIEMRYHSPASFWGMVISCATLFGLLVYPLSAVRDIRSRWISILAAGLFCSAIFLVWYNSLYTGRNLGTQYIWQSRDSLPGNVIDLGWEYGRKDSKEWLSDQAETNLKKAF; encoded by the coding sequence ATGGGAATATTTGATCGGAAAAAGATCCCAACGATAAAGAGCGCGGCCATGAGGTTCAAGGACGTTGTTTTCTTCGCGGTCCCGTTCGTTGTCTTCTATTGGATAGCGCCCTTTATCTCGGAGAACGCGTTAGGGCTTGATTATTTCCGTTATCCCATGAACAACCAGCTGGAACTCATGTTCTCGATATACAAAGGTTCTTTCCCGTTGTATATTCCGGGATACTGGGGAGGGATGAGCTCCAGCGCCCTTACCCTAGGACAGATATTCCATCCGCTTCCTTATGTCGCGTCGGTAATGCCGGGATATTGGACGGGATATTCACTTGAGTGGAATACCGCTCTCAGGTTTCTTTCGATGGGATTTGTCCAGCTTATGCTGTTCCGCATCCTCAGGCGTATGGGGGCCGATGGGCTCCCGGCGTTCATATTGTCGTTTATCGCGATATACAACCTCAAAACACTTTTCGTGTTCCGATACGGCGCGTCGCTTGAGAACTATACGGCATTTATCATATTGATAGCCCTTCTCGTAAGGCAATATATGAAGGAGACTAAATATGCCGGACCGCTCATGATAGCCGGAGCTACATATCTCACGATATGCGGGGGACATCCCAAGGTCATGTATTACGCTTTGATATCGGTCTTTCTTTTCGTTGTTATGGTACCCGCGTTCTTGCGGGACTGTGGTGTCGGGACCGTTGACCCGGGAAAGAAGAGAAGATATTATTTCGCGGTCTTCGGGGGGATGTCCGCCGGTATGCTTTTATCCGCGGCATATGCCGTGCCGTTCTATTTCAGTTTTCTGGCGGACAATATTGATCGAGTACAGGAAGAGATCCGGTATGTTTTCGATCCGGGGACATGGCCACTTCTGGTAGAAGGCCTGAACGCGTTCTTTGACCCATTGAAGAGCAGTTATAAAAGTTCTTTCGGCGGCTCCGCGGTGATGGCTATGGCTGCTGTTATGCCTGTTCTCAGTATCTTTAAGGTTAAAATATCCAGGAGCGCGTGGATATTGTGGTCCGCGATGATGTTCTTTCTTGTTTTTTCCATTGATCCCCTCACGCCGATACCGTATTACATGCGGAAATATCTGCCCCTTGCTTCAGGGCTCCGGCATTCATGGTGGATAGGAGTGGTCATTCCCCCGTTAGCTTCAATGCTCCTGACATGGGTGTTCCTGTATGGCGATATTACCGTGAAGGCGCGGGGCAAAGAGAGGCGGATACCTCTTTATTCCGTTCTCGCGGCGTGTGCGGCCGTGACCATGATGGTGTTCTGGGTAGCTACATGTAAAGTGCCGATACATAACGTGGGGGAATGGGACACGGGCCTTATATATACGGCACCAGTTGCGGTACGTTACGTATCGAACATGGCCGGGCTTCTGTCCCTCGCGGCCGTATTCCTCAGCGGGATCGTCCCCGGGAGGAAAAAGCTCTTTTTGGCGGCGGCGGTGGTACTCGTGCTGCTGCAGAGCATATCTGTACTCAGGTATGGCACGCTTTTCCATCCCGAGAAGTACAGCAGGACGATGATGAGCATGGAGCGCGAGAAGAAGATGAAGCTTTCCTACGCGGCCGAGGTCGGGTACGGGATGGCTTCCAGGGCTGTAAGCATACACAGGGACAAAGGTTTCTTCTTCGAGTCCCGGCTTGCGGAACTTTGCCCGGCATACGTGCCGGCGTCGTCGAACGAGGAAGATTACACCCTTATGGGGCAAGGCGCGAAAAAAGAAGGTGTGGCGATAGTCGAGGGATACGTGGGGGACGAGGTCGCCAAGAACGGATATGACAAGGATTTCCTGGGATACCTCAATCTGGTATACAGTTCTTTCAACCGGGTGGAATATGACGCGGTAGCCAGCGCCAACTGTTTTTTTATCACTAATTATCCATACAGCCCGCGATGGCAGGCGTCGCTTGACGGCAAAAAAGCGGGCATATACAGGGCGAACGGGATGGAGCAAGCCGTATTCATGCCCGCGGGCAGACATACGATCGAAATGAGGTACCATTCCCCGGCCTCTTTCTGGGGGATGGTCATCTCGTGTGCCACCCTTTTTGGTCTGCTGGTTTACCCGTTGTCAGCGGTAAGGGATATCCGTTCACGGTGGATATCCATACTGGCCGCGGGTCTTTTTTGTTCGGCGATATTTCTCGTGTGGTATAATAGCCTTTATACCGGACGGAACCTCGGGACCCAGTATATCTGGCAGTCGCGGGACTCTCTCCCCGGGAATGTTATAGACCTTGGCTGGGAATACGGCCGTAAAGACTCCAAGGAATGGCTGTCCGACCAGGCCGAAACGAACCTTAAAAAAGCGTTCTGA
- a CDS encoding TolC family protein, with amino-acid sequence MPTKRTRIILIIAFLPIFLCGTISWAATEDLKTLITEAIENNPAIKAEEGLWQAAKYRVKREYSLPDPEVSYTYFGESVETRVGPQQHKYGGKLKVPYPVKLYYRGKAQEKSAEKLQKEYEAAIMDVIKDVKFIFFELYWIDQAISLTEQEKSIVDGVARTAQTKYESNKAMQQDVIKLNIELARFDDKLLQLRNSRETAEARMRSVLGRKDGAPVGRVADVPAPGPEIALDDLISMAMEGRQELTAARIEKDRAEYEKNIAVAEYVPDVSIGFDYISVGSGYTSRPDDGKDAWMGTVSVNVPLWFDKLSAQVKEKKAMLEARRQEVSSMEDRVRYEVEDLYYRLNFYQDTIDLYRTALIPQAEQSLEVTRYGYETGTLNFIDWLDSERVLLQTKLAYYRAITDHAKTRAFLERVVGREF; translated from the coding sequence ATGCCAACGAAAAGAACACGTATTATACTCATAATAGCGTTCCTCCCCATATTCCTGTGCGGTACGATCTCGTGGGCCGCTACCGAGGACCTGAAAACTCTTATAACCGAAGCTATAGAGAACAATCCCGCTATAAAGGCAGAAGAAGGGTTATGGCAGGCGGCTAAATACAGGGTAAAGCGGGAATATTCCCTGCCGGACCCGGAGGTAAGCTATACGTATTTTGGGGAAAGCGTCGAGACCCGTGTGGGTCCGCAACAACATAAATATGGCGGAAAGCTCAAAGTGCCTTATCCTGTGAAGCTGTATTATCGTGGTAAAGCACAGGAAAAAAGCGCGGAAAAGCTCCAGAAGGAATATGAAGCCGCTATCATGGACGTAATAAAGGACGTGAAGTTCATTTTCTTCGAGCTTTATTGGATAGACCAGGCGATAAGCCTTACGGAGCAGGAGAAAAGCATCGTCGACGGAGTGGCCAGGACCGCGCAGACAAAATATGAATCCAATAAGGCTATGCAGCAGGATGTTATCAAGCTTAACATCGAGCTGGCGAGATTCGACGACAAATTGCTGCAGCTCAGGAACAGCCGGGAAACGGCCGAGGCGCGCATGAGATCCGTCCTGGGGAGAAAGGACGGCGCCCCGGTTGGACGCGTGGCCGATGTGCCGGCACCCGGACCCGAGATAGCACTTGATGATCTCATATCAATGGCTATGGAGGGCCGCCAGGAACTTACGGCGGCACGCATAGAAAAGGACCGGGCCGAATACGAAAAGAACATAGCAGTCGCGGAATATGTCCCCGACGTGTCGATCGGGTTCGATTATATCTCGGTAGGGTCCGGGTATACGAGCCGTCCCGATGACGGAAAGGACGCCTGGATGGGGACCGTGTCCGTGAACGTACCGCTATGGTTCGACAAGTTATCCGCGCAGGTAAAGGAAAAGAAGGCCATGCTTGAAGCCAGGAGACAAGAGGTCAGCAGCATGGAAGACAGGGTACGGTATGAGGTGGAAGACCTGTATTACCGGCTGAATTTCTACCAGGATACCATAGACCTGTATCGTACCGCGCTCATCCCGCAGGCGGAGCAATCCCTGGAAGTGACGCGATACGGATATGAGACCGGTACATTGAATTTCATAGACTGGCTCGATTCCGAAAGGGTTCTTTTACAGACGAAGTTGGCGTATTATCGGGCCATAACCGACCATGCTAAGACAAGGGCTTTTCTTGAAAGGGTGGTAGGTCGTGAATTCTGA
- a CDS encoding efflux RND transporter periplasmic adaptor subunit: MRRTCPFVYMAALVCATVLLASCGRLQGPSADKVSGEEHVKYYTCGMHPTVHVSPEEYRDGSTKCPICGMSLVAVMAGGGQERPLGPDAGVVALTVPREQLLRADVRTETLARRKLCKNIRAAGNVAYDPDMAIAQEELISGIESMEKMSGGGDPEIRDRTQRMVDASRKKLRLLGLSDEQIDGISETGKIQEGLVLPDKKMWVYGDIYEYEISWVPVGGKVTVTSESYPGKMFSGVISAIDPVIDPATRSVRFRAEIDNPELELKPEMYVNVDIEGTCLVSSDGKTLALPKEALLDTGTRKIVWVMTGPGKFEGRKVEVGAIGTSKDEGGDREFYPVISGLSEGEEVVTKGNFLIDSQSQITGVASSAYGGSLGPKTKETAHQH; this comes from the coding sequence ATGAGAAGAACATGTCCATTCGTTTACATGGCCGCGCTCGTGTGCGCGACCGTGCTGCTCGCCTCTTGCGGAAGGCTTCAGGGGCCCTCCGCCGACAAGGTATCGGGAGAAGAGCATGTGAAATACTATACTTGCGGTATGCATCCGACGGTACATGTCTCGCCGGAAGAATACCGCGACGGGTCAACGAAGTGCCCGATATGCGGTATGTCTCTTGTCGCCGTGATGGCGGGCGGAGGGCAAGAAAGGCCGTTAGGCCCGGATGCCGGGGTCGTGGCGCTCACGGTGCCGAGAGAACAGCTTTTACGCGCGGACGTGCGTACCGAAACCCTTGCGCGCAGGAAACTGTGCAAGAACATTCGGGCGGCTGGCAATGTTGCGTATGATCCGGATATGGCCATAGCGCAGGAAGAGCTGATCTCCGGTATCGAGTCCATGGAAAAAATGTCCGGAGGCGGGGATCCGGAGATAAGGGACAGAACGCAAAGAATGGTGGACGCGTCCCGGAAGAAGTTAAGGCTGCTTGGACTTAGCGACGAACAGATCGACGGGATATCGGAGACGGGTAAGATCCAGGAAGGCCTTGTGCTCCCCGATAAAAAGATGTGGGTGTATGGTGATATATACGAGTATGAGATCAGCTGGGTGCCGGTGGGGGGTAAGGTGACGGTGACATCGGAAAGTTATCCCGGCAAGATGTTCTCAGGCGTTATTTCAGCTATAGACCCGGTAATCGACCCGGCCACGCGTTCGGTACGGTTCAGGGCCGAGATCGACAACCCGGAACTGGAACTTAAACCGGAGATGTATGTTAATGTGGACATAGAAGGCACGTGCCTGGTCTCAAGTGACGGCAAGACGCTGGCCCTGCCCAAAGAGGCGCTTCTGGATACGGGTACACGTAAGATCGTATGGGTTATGACGGGACCCGGGAAGTTCGAGGGAAGGAAGGTAGAAGTAGGGGCCATAGGGACTTCGAAGGACGAGGGGGGAGATAGGGAGTTCTATCCCGTGATCTCCGGGCTCAGCGAGGGAGAAGAAGTGGTGACAAAAGGGAATTTTCTTATAGACTCACAAAGCCAGATAACCGGCGTGGCCTCTTCGGCATACGGCGGATCCCTTGGCCCTAAGACGAAAGAAACGGCACATCAACATTGA
- a CDS encoding CusA/CzcA family heavy metal efflux RND transporter translates to MVEKIIKVCVRNRTVVIGLFIFMALAGFNAMKQVPIDAIPDIGEMQVIVYADWPGRSPRDIEDQVIYPLTTGLMGTPGVKVVRSTSAFGFGLVNMIFEEGTDFYWARTRVLERLDQAKRSIPEDVVVALGPDATAVGQIFWYTVEGDGYDLEKLRSLQDWYVRYQLASVEGVSEVASIGGFVRQYQIDVDPNKLIANDVSLHEVMRSVQASNLDVGAKVFEEGGMEFIVRGVGFITGTKDIEDIVIKAKNGTPVYVKNIAKVTMGPDFRRGALDKEGKEVTGGVVIMRYGENPLEVISRIKTKIKEIESGLPPGVRIVPFYDRTGLILRTINTLRTTLLQEIIITVLVISVFLLHFLGSLAISVVLPLGILIAFLLMAMSGIDANIMSLGGIAIAIGVMVDSACVMVENIYTSILVRQERSGDKGVSDAERLDACEEGAREVGKPILVALLTTIIGFLPIFVLTGQAGKLFRPLAFTKTFTMVGAALITLMLLPTLAYYSLKGRLSPPEKNRTTEILKSIYRPVIKWGVNNKKVVIAVAVFLVVVGTFCGMNVKQEFMPPLNEGDLLFMPVLLPGASLTQVMDVMKRQDVIIKEGFPDEVEWVVGKLGRAETATDPAPVTMIETIIHLKDKSKWRKGMTREKLVRLIEEKTMMPGVSPIMTQPIRNRIDMLATGIQTPVGIKVFGPDIDRSVEIASELERIVSGVDGAVNPYAERVSNRPYFEIIIDREKAARYGVKVDDVQDIIMTAVGGMNLTWVIDGRERYPVRVRYLRELRDDPVSLERVLVCTADGKHIPLAQLAELKKTSGPAMINSENTQSYVRVFINVDPEKTGLVDFVENAKRAVKHRVDNGGLVIPTGYFISWSGQFESEMQARQRLVPSFVLALAVILFILYISFRKLSSLLLLFSGIPVSLMGGVILLFVAGFKFSTAVWVGFIALFGVATDNAVVLLSVLDDLFNKEKPGTREGIRALVEKGALMRIRPAIMTVATTILALMAIMFSSGTGSEIMKPMAIPTIGGLVTATLSNMVLVPVLYSWIKERALAVAGKA, encoded by the coding sequence ATGGTAGAAAAAATAATAAAAGTATGTGTCAGGAACAGGACCGTGGTCATCGGTCTTTTCATATTCATGGCACTCGCGGGTTTTAACGCCATGAAACAGGTGCCGATAGACGCGATCCCGGATATCGGGGAAATGCAGGTAATAGTATATGCTGACTGGCCCGGCCGCAGCCCCCGGGACATAGAAGACCAGGTCATATACCCCTTGACCACAGGCCTTATGGGGACACCCGGGGTGAAGGTGGTGAGGTCGACATCCGCTTTCGGGTTCGGCCTTGTAAACATGATATTCGAGGAAGGGACCGATTTTTACTGGGCGCGTACGCGGGTGCTTGAAAGGCTGGACCAGGCCAAGCGGTCCATACCCGAAGATGTCGTCGTGGCTTTGGGGCCGGATGCCACTGCCGTAGGGCAGATATTCTGGTATACCGTAGAAGGCGACGGCTATGATCTTGAGAAGCTCCGGTCGTTGCAGGACTGGTATGTCAGGTACCAGCTCGCGTCGGTAGAAGGCGTGTCCGAAGTGGCGTCGATCGGCGGGTTTGTCCGGCAGTACCAGATAGACGTAGATCCCAATAAGCTTATCGCTAACGATGTATCTCTGCATGAGGTGATGCGGTCCGTCCAGGCCTCCAACCTGGACGTAGGTGCCAAGGTGTTCGAAGAGGGCGGCATGGAGTTCATCGTTAGAGGCGTCGGGTTCATAACCGGCACTAAGGACATAGAGGACATTGTCATAAAAGCCAAGAATGGCACCCCGGTGTACGTGAAGAACATTGCCAAAGTCACAATGGGGCCGGATTTCCGCCGTGGAGCGCTGGATAAAGAGGGGAAAGAGGTCACTGGTGGTGTCGTGATAATGCGGTACGGCGAGAATCCCCTAGAGGTCATTTCCCGGATAAAAACGAAGATAAAAGAGATAGAGAGCGGGCTTCCGCCCGGGGTCCGTATCGTGCCTTTTTATGACAGGACCGGGCTTATCCTGAGGACGATCAACACCCTGAGGACGACACTCCTGCAGGAAATAATAATAACCGTCCTGGTCATATCGGTATTCCTTCTGCATTTCCTGGGGAGCCTGGCCATATCCGTGGTGTTGCCGCTGGGTATCCTTATAGCTTTCCTTCTTATGGCCATGTCCGGGATCGACGCGAACATAATGTCACTCGGAGGGATAGCTATCGCTATCGGTGTCATGGTGGACTCGGCCTGCGTGATGGTGGAGAACATATATACAAGTATACTCGTAAGGCAGGAAAGGTCCGGGGATAAAGGCGTAAGTGACGCGGAAAGGCTCGACGCGTGTGAGGAGGGAGCGCGAGAGGTCGGGAAACCGATATTGGTCGCTCTATTGACCACTATCATAGGCTTCCTGCCGATATTCGTGCTTACGGGCCAGGCAGGCAAACTCTTCAGGCCGCTTGCCTTCACCAAAACCTTTACCATGGTCGGGGCGGCGCTTATCACGCTCATGCTCCTGCCCACGCTCGCGTATTATTCCCTGAAAGGCAGATTGTCTCCTCCCGAGAAGAACAGGACTACGGAGATACTGAAGTCCATATACCGCCCTGTTATAAAATGGGGCGTGAACAACAAAAAAGTGGTTATAGCGGTCGCCGTATTCCTTGTGGTAGTCGGGACCTTTTGCGGCATGAACGTGAAACAGGAGTTCATGCCGCCCCTGAACGAAGGGGACCTTCTCTTTATGCCTGTGCTCCTTCCGGGAGCGTCGCTTACCCAGGTCATGGATGTAATGAAACGGCAGGATGTTATCATCAAGGAGGGTTTCCCGGACGAGGTGGAGTGGGTGGTCGGCAAGCTGGGGCGGGCCGAGACGGCGACAGACCCCGCGCCAGTCACGATGATCGAGACGATAATACATCTCAAGGATAAGAGTAAGTGGCGTAAGGGGATGACAAGGGAGAAACTTGTGCGGCTCATAGAAGAAAAGACCATGATGCCGGGCGTGAGCCCCATAATGACGCAGCCTATACGCAACAGGATAGATATGCTGGCCACGGGCATACAGACGCCGGTAGGCATAAAGGTGTTCGGTCCGGATATCGACAGGTCCGTCGAGATAGCGTCTGAGCTTGAGCGCATAGTGTCCGGGGTCGATGGCGCGGTCAATCCATACGCGGAAAGGGTCTCGAACCGGCCGTATTTTGAGATCATCATAGACAGGGAAAAAGCCGCCAGGTACGGGGTGAAGGTGGATGATGTGCAGGATATAATCATGACCGCGGTAGGCGGCATGAACCTCACATGGGTGATAGACGGCAGGGAAAGGTACCCGGTCAGGGTCAGGTACCTGCGTGAACTCCGGGATGACCCGGTATCACTCGAGCGTGTGCTTGTATGTACGGCGGACGGCAAGCATATACCTCTAGCGCAGCTCGCGGAACTAAAAAAAACGTCCGGGCCCGCGATGATAAACTCGGAGAATACGCAGTCGTATGTCAGGGTATTCATAAACGTGGACCCGGAGAAGACCGGTCTAGTGGACTTTGTCGAGAACGCCAAACGCGCCGTGAAACACAGAGTGGATAACGGTGGCCTGGTCATCCCGACGGGATATTTTATCAGCTGGTCAGGGCAGTTCGAGTCGGAGATGCAGGCACGGCAGCGTCTGGTGCCGTCCTTTGTCCTGGCACTCGCGGTGATACTTTTTATCCTGTACATCTCTTTCAGGAAACTGAGCTCGCTCCTGTTGCTTTTTTCGGGGATACCCGTGTCCCTCATGGGCGGGGTTATACTGCTATTCGTGGCCGGGTTCAAGTTCTCTACCGCCGTATGGGTCGGGTTCATAGCGCTTTTTGGGGTGGCGACCGATAATGCCGTAGTACTTTTATCGGTGTTGGACGATCTTTTTAACAAGGAAAAGCCCGGGACCCGGGAAGGAATAAGGGCGCTTGTGGAGAAAGGCGCGCTTATGCGCATCCGTCCGGCCATAATGACCGTAGCGACCACGATACTCGCGCTTATGGCCATAATGTTCTCTTCGGGGACGGGGTCGGAGATAATGAAACCCATGGCTATCCCTACTATAGGTGGACTTGTTACCGCTACCCTTTCTAATATGGTGCTGGTCCCGGTGCTTTATTCGTGGATAAAAGAACGCGCGCTTGCTGTCGCAGGGAAGGCTTGA